ATCCTTTGCGCTGTggactgcttctttgtcctccgcATCGCCATGGGCCGCAGCCCCCCACCCATAAACATCACAAAGAAGATGAGCGACTACTTCATCTACCAGTCAGCTAGCTCCACAGGTCCGTCGCTCAAGCTCCTCCCGCACCCTCACCCTCACTTGTTCTCAGACAATGAGGTTGGCGTCCTCCCCCGCGGCAACGAATTTACCATCGCCGTGCTGTCTCAAACCTCATATTACAATTTCGTGCTCTACCTCTTCAAATCCGAGGACTGGTATTGGACCTCCAAGAAGGTGCTGGTGGACTCGCCGCGGCTACCCTTCCCCATGCCGCTCCCCCCTGACGATGTCCTTGGCCACTTTCAGCATCATGGCAACTCGGTCATCACCATCGGGAGCAGGGGACTCGTTGGCTGGGTTGATCTCTGGCACGGAATACTGCTCTACGACGTGCTCCGTGACGACAACGACAAAGTACGCCTTGTGCCGCTGCCGGTAAGGCTGGGAAGCCATGGCGGCTATGCGCTTATTTGCTGTCCAAAGCCTTACCGAAGCGTTGCTGTCCTGGGGGATTGCCTCAAGTTTGTCGAGTTGGAAGTCTCCGGCGATCGTCTTCCTGGTAAAGACCCTGAAACCAGGGGCCCCAATATCAGAATTGATGACTGGGCACTCACCACATATACCAACTGCAACATCACCGGCGATCCCGACGATTGGATAATCGACTTCACTGTCAAGGCATCTGCCATCCGAATTGACACAGCAATGCGGTCTGGATTGGTTCGCTGTGGAATGCTGCGTAAGAGTGAGGCTGCAGAGAGAAACTTGCAAAATCTCTGGACATGTCAGCCTGTTCTCAGCCTGAATGACCAAGGTACTGTTGTTTACCTCATCACCAGGGTCAAATTCCGGCACCCTAAGGCATGGCTTCTTGCTGTTGACATGGCCAACAAGCAAGTACGAGCAATGGCTAAGATTGAGGCTGAAAGGAGCACCGCCTTGGCGCTCAAGTATTTTCCTTGTAGGATCTCATCTCCAGCTACCTGCCTGAATGGGACAACTATGCCAGGTAATTATAATATAGCGTCAAATGCCATGTCCTGTGATTACTTGTATAAGCTGCAACCGCTAAGATATTTGTTTTTTGCCAAATCTGCAAGACTTGCAATTGTTAACTACTGAGCCCAATGTGACAATGAATTTCCTTAGAATGCTTACCGAGGAGAATTAACATTGTAGTGATATACTGATGTGAAATCAACTATGTAGTGTTTTTGTCGGTCATGTCCTAAGTTCTGCCTCGCTTGAAGATTGTTGTAGTGCCTCAAGTGCATCATTATTCCAAGAAACCAATCAAACACTTGAGTTTATTTACCTACTGAACTTCACTCTCAATTACAAGTGGAGTACATGACAATTGTCCAGTGTCATGTCAGAACTGGTCAGAAGCGGTACTGCAGTAGAGAACATATGGTTGGGGTCCACCTGAGAACAAACCATTGGAATGAGATGCCACAAGAAGGTCATTCCCATGAAATTTCTGGCTTTGCGTTGCCATAATTTAGGGAATATTGGATCTCTTGATTTAACAGGGACGTGAATGGAGTGATGGTTAATTCTTTTTGCACCGAGTCGCGTGAAATTAATTCTTTTTATTTGCGCTGAAATGAGTAAACGTTAATATTTAACAGTGAATAAAATGAAACTTAACTTGTGCTGATTCCTCCCCTAATTTGTATCTTGTTTTATTCTAGCATCATATCTTAGCGTGTGATAATTAACATGAAGATTTTTCCCTGTTGCTGTTTGAATTGGTAGAAGATGCAACTACattctgtagcatttctaattttatctatttactactccctccgttcctaaatacttgtctttctaggcatttcaaatgactatcacatacggatgtatgtagacatattttagagtgtagattcactcattttactccgtatgtagtcacttgttgaaatgcctagaaagacaagtatttaggaacggagggagtatttatcttATCAAAGAGCTGATTTGTTTACTCTTGTTTCCATGAATGAAGTTACTCGTGGCACACTGATGCTTGGGGAACAAACTGCGGGTGATGGCGGGAAATGAACTGCGTCTACCGAACCTGGTGAAGGTTAAGGTTTATAATAGTTAATCTGAGTGTTTTACCGGGACACTTTGTATGCTCGCTCGTATGGGGTTGTAATAATGTTGAGGACATTCTTCTCTGCATGTGGTTATATCTTATTTTCCTGTACTCCTAATTTGAATTTGGCGGTATTGCATTACCAGTGTTATTTACATTATTGCATCATAAAATGTGCGTATACTTCATATAATATTTGATGAATACATTGCATTGCATTGCCAGTAGTTGTTACTAGGAAGGATCGCGTAGTTGCCGCTTGATGAAAACTGGTGCCCCTACCTTATCCCCTAATATTTCTCTACTTTCCCAGGCCACAGTCTTCATCATAGCGAGATTGGCCTGCAGAAGAAGCTTTCCCACTCTACATGTCTTTTTAGTCCTACTAGTTTTTACTAGTCCTTTTGTTAAAATTATACCTTCCGTTTGCTCGTCGTTCTAAACTGATGTCGTCAACACAGGCAGTGTGTAAAGCTAGTCTGCGGTTTCAGAGGCTAGTCATTTACAAAATGAATGGAAAAAGTCGAGTCGTACTCAACAGATTCGTTGAACTCCAACACGGGAAGGAAGGTAGCCAGAGGGGATGGGGGCCTCGGTAGTGAGGAGGGGAGGAAGGAGATCGAAGGGGAGAGAGCATGGCGTGCTTTGCCTCTCATGTGCGCGAGAGATGACAAGATGTGGCTCCGTGTGTTTTGCTGCCGCCGCTGATTACTAAGCTACACCTACACgcgtgtttcttcttcttttttgctgcTGATTGCAGTTGCGCTTTTTTGCCCTGCTGCTGCTGAAATTGCTATAGCCGCAGCTTGCTAGCAGGTAGCAGTATAACATtgttttttgagttgttgattgtttttgagatagctacccacttATTCCAAGTGGTAGCAGTATAACATTGTTAAGTGTAAACTGATGCTTTGTTGCTATTGCTTGCTGCTCTGAATTTTTGTTATGAACCGTATCAAACGTTTTGAGCTTGAGATAGGTATTTGATAGGTACGTACGGAACAAATTATAACGCGAGTGGGATATAAGGAGTGAGCAGAAATAAAGAAAGGTGTACATTTCAAAACTTAAAAAATGAGTCTAAAAGAGTACGTAGATTTAATAAAAACAAAAATCAAAATTAAAGGTTCAAACTAATAGTAGACCAAATTAAAAcattcactggtagaaaaagaggcttccatacgcccccattagtccccaaaacaatcgaaccgcgaccaaaagggtctttagtcgcggtttgggaggagacccgcgaccaactatctgggcccagcgcgctcggtcgacagctggcggacgggaggggctttagtcccggttggcctggccaaccgggactaaagggccccgaaggcctttagtcgcggttggccaggNNNNNNNNNNNNNNNNNNNNNNNNNNNNNNNNNNNNNNNNNNNNNNNNNNNNNNNNNNNNNNNNNNNNNNNNNNNNNNNNNNNNNNNNNNNNNNNNNNNNNNNNNNNNNNNNNNNNNNNNNNNNNNNNNNNNNNNNNNNNNNNNNNNNNNNNNNNNNNNNNNNNNNNNNNNNNNNNNNNNNNNNNNNNNNNNNNNNNNNNNNNNNNNNNNNNNNNNNNNNNNNNNNNNNNNNNNNNNNNNNNNNNNNNNNNNNNNNNNNNNNNNNNccccgaaggcctttagttgcggttggccaggccaaccgggactaaaggcccatccctatatataggactcagctcacttcacttcactcagctcacttcataattttcagaagggggtggtgggtttgcttttggttcctcctatgcacacaaggtgtttgatgaaatgcccgagagcctgaaacaaacatgatatgaagtgtccgagccacacttgagctttctcatgtatttttcctccgcgatcgcggttagcaacttgaacctttcatgtgtcattgataaaatatgcatgtgtgtagttcattgtttaatttgtattatttctagctagttagtttaacaaatgcatgatggttaattatatactttatataataataatgcagatgaatcggcaatggatgtacggtccccgagtctccggcgagttcactac
This window of the Triticum aestivum cultivar Chinese Spring chromosome 5D, IWGSC CS RefSeq v2.1, whole genome shotgun sequence genome carries:
- the LOC123119224 gene encoding uncharacterized protein, coding for MASGCCVLVDSGAYIDDTNDSTNDSTARDFTTTGNQMMVSLWPAQPPIPSRLSVHCKRMRLGHVFFQEPKILCAVDCFFVLRIAMGRSPPPINITKKMSDYFIYQSASSTGPSLKLLPHPHPHLFSDNEVGVLPRGNEFTIAVLSQTSYYNFVLYLFKSEDWYWTSKKVLVDSPRLPFPMPLPPDDVLGHFQHHGNSVITIGSRGLVGWVDLWHGILLYDVLRDDNDKVRLVPLPVRLGSHGGYALICCPKPYRSVAVLGDCLKFVELEVSGDRLPGKDPETRGPNIRIDDWALTTYTNCNITGDPDDWIIDFTVKASAIRIDTAMRSGLVRCGMLRKSEAAERNLQNLWTCQPVLSLNDQGTVVYLITRVKFRHPKAWLLAVDMANKQVRAMAKIEAERSTALALKYFPCRISSPATCLNGTTMPVTRGTLMLGEQTAGDGGK